One segment of Candidatus Paceibacterota bacterium DNA contains the following:
- a CDS encoding VTT domain-containing protein, translating to MISGFLESAINLVQNIFLPLGGLGVFMATFFAQIIPPISTPVVVFSSGFLFLPENISVIFFQKLIFTLAVPAALGVTIGSLFIYYLGFFLGKPILDKWGGFFNLSWKNVEKLEKKFENSFWDESVLFGLRVFPIVPTFSISLTCGLIRFNIYSYLFFTFLGTFVKVLVLAPLGWQANAFYHKYASLISGIEIFGLFVVVFVIAVFVFRRVSRNKNGAGEEKPQ from the coding sequence ATGATATCGGGATTTTTAGAGTCTGCCATAAATTTAGTTCAAAATATTTTTTTACCGCTCGGTGGTCTTGGGGTTTTTATGGCAACCTTTTTTGCCCAGATTATTCCGCCGATCTCAACTCCGGTTGTAGTTTTTTCTTCCGGTTTTCTTTTTCTACCAGAAAATATTTCAGTAATTTTTTTTCAAAAACTTATTTTTACTTTAGCAGTTCCGGCGGCTTTGGGGGTTACGATCGGCTCACTTTTTATTTATTATCTTGGGTTTTTTTTAGGTAAGCCAATTTTGGATAAATGGGGCGGTTTTTTTAATTTATCTTGGAAGAACGTTGAAAAGCTTGAGAAAAAATTTGAGAATAGTTTTTGGGATGAATCCGTTCTTTTTGGTCTCCGTGTTTTTCCGATTGTGCCGACATTCTCAATATCTCTTACCTGCGGCTTAATTAGGTTTAACATTTATTCTTACTTGTTTTTTACTTTTCTTGGTACTTTTGTTAAGGTGTTGGTGTTAGCTCCATTGGGCTGGCAAGCTAATGCTTTCTATCATAAATATGCATCTTTGATAAGTGGGATAGAAATATTCGGTCTGTTTGTTGTTGTGTTTGTAATTGCTGTCTTTGTTTTCCGAAGAGTCTCAAGGAATAAGAACGGCGCAGGGGAGGAAAAGCCCCAATAA
- a CDS encoding 8-oxo-dGTP diphosphatase has protein sequence MSKPGEKILTLAVVYQHPRVLLGYKKRGFGAGRWNGFGGKVEDGESIEESVKRELLEEVGIEPLKIEEVGELFFEFKNTGEKSKVSVFKVFEFSGEERETEEMKPKWFFLDEIPFRQMWPDDVYWLPLFFAGRKFRGKFIFADEENIIDKSMEILK, from the coding sequence ATGTCAAAACCAGGAGAAAAGATTCTGACTCTCGCTGTAGTTTATCAGCATCCGCGGGTTCTTTTGGGTTATAAGAAAAGAGGATTTGGAGCTGGTCGTTGGAATGGTTTTGGCGGTAAGGTGGAAGATGGAGAATCAATTGAAGAATCAGTTAAAAGGGAGCTTTTAGAAGAGGTTGGAATTGAACCTTTAAAGATAGAAGAGGTTGGAGAGTTGTTTTTTGAATTCAAAAATACTGGGGAGAAATCGAAGGTTAGTGTTTTTAAGGTATTTGAATTTTCCGGAGAAGAGAGGGAGACTGAAGAGATGAAGCCGAAGTGGTTTTTTCTAGACGAAATACCGTTTCGACAAATGTGGCCGGACGACGTTTATTGGTTGCCTTTGTTTTTTGCCGGTCGGAAATTCAGGGGTAAGTTTATCTTTGCTGATGAAGAAAACATAATAGACAAGAGTATGGAAATATTAAAATGA